In Paeniglutamicibacter kerguelensis, one genomic interval encodes:
- a CDS encoding agmatine deiminase family protein, with product MNWTMPAETSAQKRVWMAFPHEGYTLGETDAEAHAARSTWANVAHAVAEFAPVVMVVDPSDTAIASDYLDGRIEIRTAELNDAWMRDIGPTFVTNDAGELAAVDWVFNGWGAQDWASWDKDSKIGAAVAEWAGVQRIASTLVNEGGGIHVDGEGTVLATETVQLDAGRNPGITKEEVEAEFARTLGATKVHWLPRGLSRDSEEFGTRGHVDIVATIPSPGNVLVHTQHNPEHPDHAISREIITSFHGATDAAGRPFNVIEVPAPATLRDEEGFVDYSYINHLVINGGVVACTFNDPNDEKALAVLADAYPGRKVVGVDARELFARGGGIHCITQQEPATKDDES from the coding sequence ATGAACTGGACCATGCCCGCAGAAACCTCGGCGCAGAAACGCGTCTGGATGGCATTCCCCCACGAAGGCTACACCCTCGGAGAGACCGACGCCGAGGCCCACGCGGCCCGCTCCACCTGGGCCAATGTTGCCCATGCCGTGGCCGAGTTCGCGCCAGTGGTCATGGTCGTGGATCCCTCCGACACCGCGATTGCTTCGGACTACCTCGACGGGCGCATCGAAATCCGCACTGCGGAACTCAACGACGCCTGGATGCGCGACATCGGCCCCACCTTCGTCACCAACGACGCCGGGGAACTTGCCGCCGTCGACTGGGTCTTCAACGGCTGGGGCGCCCAGGACTGGGCATCGTGGGACAAGGACTCGAAGATCGGCGCGGCGGTCGCCGAATGGGCGGGCGTTCAGCGGATCGCCTCGACGCTGGTCAACGAGGGCGGCGGCATCCACGTCGACGGCGAAGGTACGGTGCTGGCCACCGAAACCGTCCAGCTGGACGCCGGACGCAACCCCGGGATCACCAAGGAAGAGGTCGAGGCCGAGTTCGCCCGCACCCTCGGGGCCACCAAGGTCCATTGGCTGCCCCGCGGCCTGAGCCGCGACTCCGAGGAATTCGGCACCCGCGGCCACGTGGACATCGTTGCCACCATCCCCTCCCCCGGAAACGTCCTGGTCCACACCCAGCACAACCCGGAACACCCCGACCACGCAATCAGCCGCGAAATCATCACTTCCTTCCACGGGGCCACCGACGCAGCCGGCCGCCCGTTCAACGTCATCGAGGTCCCTGCCCCTGCCACGCTGCGCGACGAGGAAGGGTTCGTGGACTACAGCTACATCAACCACCTGGTCATCAACGGCGGCGTCGTAGCCTGCACGTTCAACGACCCCAACGACGAAAAGGCCCTTGCCGTGCTGGCCGACGCCTACCCGGGACGCAAGGTCGTCGGTGTCGACGCCCGCGAGTTATTTGCCCGCGGCGGCGGAATCCACTGCATCACCCAGCAGGAACCAGCGACAAAGGACGACGAGTCATGA
- a CDS encoding TetR/AcrR family transcriptional regulator: protein MARPSSPKLSAPAIAAAALELVDAHGEFTIPHLAKVMGVSPSSLYNHVSSKDDIIEMMRGQAMGEIELPDPDTDWVQALRQIAKGYMRSYSKHPRLIPLLTAHTVRDELTLRVYDLLAEAFARGRFSASDSLAAITVLDSFVLGSALDAAAPSQVWESNEDSSEAWRTALEAGLAVSDRAQTTFEYGLEILLAGFSLQAASVVSVG, encoded by the coding sequence ATGGCACGACCCAGCAGCCCGAAACTATCGGCACCGGCAATTGCCGCGGCGGCCCTCGAGCTCGTGGACGCCCACGGAGAATTCACGATTCCGCACCTGGCCAAGGTCATGGGGGTGAGTCCGTCGTCGCTCTACAACCACGTTTCGTCGAAGGACGACATCATTGAGATGATGCGCGGGCAGGCCATGGGGGAAATCGAGCTGCCCGACCCGGATACGGATTGGGTGCAGGCCCTGCGGCAGATCGCCAAGGGATACATGCGTTCCTACTCCAAGCACCCGCGGCTCATCCCGCTGCTGACGGCACACACCGTCCGTGACGAGCTGACGCTGAGGGTCTACGACCTGCTCGCCGAGGCCTTTGCCCGTGGCAGGTTCAGCGCAAGCGACTCCCTGGCCGCGATCACGGTGCTGGATTCGTTTGTGCTCGGTTCGGCGTTGGACGCCGCCGCGCCGTCCCAGGTGTGGGAATCAAACGAGGACTCCTCGGAGGCCTGGCGCACAGCGCTCGAGGCGGGACTGGCGGTCAGCGACAGGGCACAAACGACATTCGAGTACGGCCTGGAGATCCTGTTGGCGGGATTCTCCCTCCAGGCCGCCTCGGTTGTCAGCGTCGGTTAG
- a CDS encoding APC family permease: MSQSTLKNSAATTPAPSAASGLVRGKGLASGQLGLFAAVMIGISTIAPAYVLTSSLGPTVQAIGTQLPAIFIIGFIPMFLVALAYRELNADTPDSGTTFTWVSQAFGPALGWLGGWGLLAANIIVLSNLAGVAVDFFYLFLAQATGNPALADLSGNNAINILTCLAFVGAAVFIACRGLTTTRLVQYVLVGFQLAVLAWFAISAFSKAADQPGHLAFDASWFNPMHIDSFSAFAVGLSLSIFAFWGWDVCLTMTEETKNGEKTSGMAAALTAVGVLAIYLLGSIATVMFAGVGDTGLGLRNPENSANVFTAIATPVMGPFAILLSLAVLSSCAASLQSTMISPARSLLAISHHGALPKRFSSLNKFKSPAFATIVAGGVSAGFYALMRVLSNNVLNDTILALGMMICFYYGITALACVWYFRHTALDSLRNFLLRLLAPLLGGIALVAVFIQTAVDSWDPAYGSGSEVFGIGLVFVIGVGIIALGALFLVGAAVRRPEFFGGRSLPKRAPDSERERV; the protein is encoded by the coding sequence ATGAGCCAGTCCACGCTGAAGAATTCGGCCGCAACAACCCCGGCGCCCTCCGCGGCCTCGGGCCTGGTGCGCGGCAAGGGCCTGGCATCCGGCCAGCTGGGACTCTTCGCCGCGGTGATGATCGGCATCTCCACCATCGCCCCGGCCTACGTGCTGACCTCCTCGCTGGGCCCCACGGTACAAGCCATCGGCACCCAGTTGCCGGCCATCTTCATCATCGGCTTCATCCCGATGTTCCTGGTCGCACTGGCCTACCGGGAACTGAACGCAGACACCCCCGATTCGGGCACCACCTTCACTTGGGTGAGCCAGGCCTTCGGCCCTGCCCTGGGCTGGCTGGGCGGATGGGGCCTGCTGGCGGCCAACATCATCGTGCTGTCCAACCTTGCCGGCGTCGCGGTGGACTTCTTCTACCTCTTCCTGGCCCAAGCCACGGGAAACCCGGCACTGGCCGACTTGTCCGGCAACAACGCAATCAACATCCTCACCTGCCTGGCCTTCGTCGGAGCGGCAGTCTTCATCGCCTGCCGCGGGCTGACCACCACGCGTTTGGTCCAATACGTCCTGGTGGGATTCCAGCTGGCGGTGCTCGCCTGGTTTGCCATCAGCGCGTTCTCCAAAGCCGCCGACCAGCCGGGGCATCTGGCCTTTGACGCCTCCTGGTTCAACCCGATGCACATTGATTCCTTCTCGGCCTTCGCAGTGGGCCTGAGCCTGTCGATCTTTGCCTTCTGGGGCTGGGACGTATGTCTGACCATGACCGAGGAAACCAAGAACGGCGAGAAGACTTCCGGCATGGCCGCGGCGCTGACCGCCGTCGGCGTGCTGGCCATCTACCTGCTCGGTTCCATCGCCACGGTGATGTTTGCCGGCGTCGGCGACACCGGGCTGGGCTTGCGCAACCCGGAGAACTCCGCAAACGTCTTCACCGCCATCGCCACCCCGGTCATGGGCCCGTTCGCGATCCTGCTTTCGCTGGCGGTACTCTCCTCCTGCGCGGCCTCGCTGCAGTCCACCATGATCTCTCCGGCTCGCTCGCTGCTCGCGATCTCGCACCACGGCGCGCTGCCCAAGCGATTCAGCTCGCTCAACAAGTTCAAGTCCCCCGCCTTTGCCACCATCGTCGCCGGCGGCGTCTCGGCCGGCTTCTACGCGTTGATGCGGGTGTTGAGCAACAACGTCCTGAACGACACCATCCTGGCGCTGGGCATGATGATCTGCTTCTACTACGGCATCACGGCACTGGCCTGCGTCTGGTATTTCAGGCACACCGCGCTGGACTCGCTGCGCAATTTCCTGCTGCGCCTGCTTGCCCCGCTGCTGGGCGGCATCGCACTGGTTGCAGTCTTCATCCAGACGGCCGTCGACTCCTGGGACCCGGCCTACGGGTCGGGCTCGGAGGTCTTCGGGATCGGGTTGGTGTTTGTCATCGGCGTGGGCATCATCGCCCTGGGCGCCCTGTTCCTGGTGGGCGCGGCAGTGCGGCGGCCCGAGTTCTTCGGCGGACGCAGCCTTCCCAAGCGCGCCCCCGATTCGGAACGCGAACGCGTCTAA